CCCTCCTCTGATCCTGCCGTTAGCAATTGGGCATGTTGGCCAGCTTCTGCCTCATTCGTCTGAAATAAATATGCTGGTCCTACTGGTCGCTTTGATTCACGACCCACTGCAATCAGGGAGTCAATCCCCCCGTGGGGGCATGTTTCCCATAAACAACCCAAAGTTGTCCTTAGGTGGCTTATTCATTCCTCTTTGCTGTGCCTGTTTataggattctctccaacaaacAGCCACTTTAGAATCAGCACATTGTCTCCATGCCACCTACAGCAGGTGAGGAGTGGGTTGGGAGTAACACAGCAACACTCACAGTTACATGTTGCTGTTTGATTGGCTCTTGCTGCTACAGCCAGCGTTGAGCGCACTCAGCTGCTCCCTATGTCCCTCTGAGCTTCCCCTGTGCTGCAGGTTGCCTTGACCCAGTGATGGAGAACGAGCAGTGATTTATGTTCAACTTGGGAATGGtgtgactgagggaggaaacctgGAGCTGCATACCATCCTGTACGGCTGTTTACTTTCTCGTTCAAGCTGTCTCTCATTCTGGGGATTACCTCTGACTTTTGCAGCTCCTGTGCAATGTAGCCTTTGTAGAGGGCATGGCTCTTATGTGACTGAACATATCTGTTACATGACAGAAATCCTTTTAATTTGGAGCAATCTTAATTCTTGTCAATAAGTCCCTGTTGTCCAGGAAGCAGCCATTTGGCCAGTGCAGCGTCGACACTCTACACCCCATTCTCTTCAGACCCACTCCATTCCCTTAACACTGTTTCCCCTGGCTAATTCAGCTAGCCCCTTGTCATTCAGCAATTTAGTGTTGCCGATCCACTTAACCTGAAAATTGTTGGaccgtgggagaaaactggagaacctgggagacacggggagaaaatgCAAATTCCAGACAGACAGTTCCCGAAGTCTGTAATGCAACGTAGGACCTTGTCACTGGGAGGTaaccgtgctaaccactgagccgctatCACACCCTAATGTACCAAACAAAGGAATATGCTGTTGCAGACCATGAGAGTCACAGaggcatacagcatagaaacaggcccttcagcccagcctgtccacgCCAACCACGTTTCCACTACTGaacaagtcccacttgcccacgttttgcccatattcctccaaaccaaATCTGTAAATGGAAACATCTAAATGTCTCTTCAATGTTATAATTGTAAacacttctaccacttcctctggcagctcatgccatacacacaccatcGTCTCAGTGAaaacgtcccttttaaatctttctcctctcccctctcctctcaaaccgatgccctctagttttggactcccctaccctgtcccagcaAGCTTTTTTTCTGCAGTCAATCTTGAGTGTGCCAatggcaaggctacatttagtgctcagcaactgttacacttcaggaggtggtgatgagctgcttattacagtccacctggtgtaggagagaccggaatgatgttgctgctgctgctgaggaggggcttctgGGATTTTCATTCGCAAACactgatattgttccaagtcaggatggtgacagagTTACATGGAGCTGCTTGACTGTTGCTGGGTCTACATGCAATCAGAAAATTGtacagtgttccatcacacttccTAACTTCAGTCTTCTCgatagtgggcaggctttgggaagtcaggagttCAGCAATTCacaacagaattcccagcctcggGAAATTGAAATCAGCATTGAAACTTGTGGGTCAATCCAATAAGATAGTGCTAGATTGCAATCTGCTTTTGAAGCTGGGAGGCCAGTTGCTCAGCTCGACAATATAGACAATGCAATGTAACCAGAACCAGAAACTCTCACTTGGAAACACGCTTCAATTGAGGGCTGGTTctgttttgaaaaattaaaaactgCACATGGACAGCGAAGTGTTCAACGTGCGATACATTTCCTGCAGCAATTCAATAGAAAGGCCTGAGGCCTACCGTGTACCTGAAgcactcagcacatttagcaTTTTGGTTTTCAAACCGTGCTTCCTCAGACCCAAGTCCAAACAGATCACAGTAGATACAGAATGAATCCACAAAGTAGATTGTTTTTCTGTATTAAATGGTCCAAAAGCATATGAATTCTGTTGACGCACAGCAATGGGAAAATTTTACTGTTAACAAAATCTAGTCATTTTTCAATGGGCTACAAATCTGTGATTCAAAAGGTACAAAGACTAATCCCTCAGAGTCACAAACCGACAGAATTCAGCAAATCTGTGATGAGCGTGTCTTAACACATAACCTCAGATACAAAGGTAAAGGCTCAGAGTCTATTTTGTTCTCATTTTCAGGGAGATGTACTTCCACAATTTGTATTTATGCTGGAAGCCAAAGGTCAGtcagcaattccatcatcgaccagttgtcaattctgatcgGTTTCTGGATCCagttcccatcctgcactgattggacgtggcagctgatcaattgattaacaagagtgattggccatcactgatgatgccatttcctgcttcAGAAAATGAGAGTCTGCTCCTGGAGTATAAGTAATGCCCCAAGGAGGTTATGTTTTCTTGTCTTGTTGATCTTGGTTCTAAATTGGTCACTTTTGTAGTGAAGAGAGTAAAACAAACTCCTCATCACAAGATGGCCTCCCAGATTAGTCAGAATTaccaccaggattgtgaagctgctgtcaacaagcagattaatgtggagctcactgcctcctatctctatcagtctttggtgagtgttGCCTCTCAGGGGTTTAACATTTAAACTATCATGTCAAAGTGACTGGTTTCCCTTGTTTCTAACTAACCTGATATTCTTGTACACTGACTGTAATTGTTCTTAACTGAACTGCAATTCAGGATGAATGTGATGTTTCCATAGCAATGGGCTTTGGGACTGATGCCCCACTTGGCCTGCAGTGACACATTGAGGTGAAGTGTTCTTGGTGTTCTCAGACTCCCTTAGACTGTTGTGACTGGCAGTAACTGTTACTCCCTCATTAGGGTTGTTGAAAGTGAAGGTTTGTTCGGCCTGTTCCTGGGGTTGCATGATCTAGTGTATTGGTGCTGCTGGAATGTCTGGAGATTTTTCTTTCTATAACAGGGAAGAAACGGAGATTCTGCTGTCATGCTGGCCCTATTTGAAACTGGCCTCTTTTGTCAGTTGGTGCTGTGCCTGTGACCACCTGAAAAATAGTCTCATTTGTCggtgagagagataataggaagtgcagatgcaggagaatctgtttataacaaggtgtcgagcgagaataacagcaggccaagtggcaccttaggagcaggaaagctcctgtttctggactgaagtgtctaggcctgcaacatcagctttcctgcactgaaGATGCCACTTGGCTGGCTGTGTTgttccagctctaaaccttgttatcttggatttatGTATGCAAGGTGTTATTCTTTTTTCAGTGAGGGAAAACATCATGCCTTGTCAAtgcctcatgtttgttttttATTCTCCAGTAGGATTGACTGTAGAACtgtaaaggcccttcagccctcgctgttgtgctgacctgtcacactgatctgaagcccatctaacctacactattccatgtgtgTCCATGTGCTCAtctaatgatgacttaaatatacctcaagttggcgaatctacaaccattgcaggcaaagcattccattcccttcctactctgagTTAAGAAACTACCTtttgacatctgtccgatatcttccacccctcagtTTTAAGGTaggccccctcgtgcttgccgtcaccatcctaggaaaaagcctttccctatctaaccctctgaatatTTTGTCTCAATTAAGTCTCCTCTCAATGTTCATCTCTCTCTGTTGAAAACAGCCTCCACCCCCTCTGCCTTAACTTGTAAGatgttccctccataccaggcaacatcccagtacatctcctctgcaccctttccaaagcttccacatcctccttataatgcagtgaccagaactgtacacaatactcagtgtggccacaccagagttttgtacagctgcagcataacctcttggttccagaaaacaatccctctattaataaaagccaaaacactatgccttaacagccctgtcaacctgggtggcaactttcaaggacctgtgtacatggacaccaagatctctttgctcatcgacaccaccaagattctcaccattagcccagtactttgccttctggttactccaacaaagtgcatcacctcacacttggctgcattaagctccatttgccagctctccgcccagctctgcagcttatctatgtctctctgcaacctacagcatccttcgtcattatccgcaactccaccttagtgtcgtctgcaaatttactaacccatccttctacgccctcatccaggtcatttataaaaatgacaaacagcagtggacccagcaccgactcttgcggcacaccactagtaaccggtctccaggatgaatgcttcccatcaactaccaccctctgtcttctttgagcaagccaatttctgatccaaactgctatatctcccataatcctATTCCTctgtattttgtacaatagtctattgtggggcatgttatcgaacaccttgctgaaatccatatacaccacatcaaacagtttactcatctacctgttaggtcaccttctcaaagattgAGGGTCTGAGTGGCCTAATCCTGTTTGTTCTGATAacagttttttgtttctttggttttttaactttctttaaaaatgaaCCAGTGTCTTCAGGATTGCCTCTAATCATTTTGAACTGAGTAGAAGCTGTCACTTTGTCACAAGCTCCAACTTCATGTTCAGCATGGAACCAAGTTTAAATCTACATCTGCATGACTGACTGACCAACACTCGCTTCTCTCCCATCCCCATATACCAGAGGTTTAACACCTTTATTGAATAGTCAGCCTGATCGGGAATGCTCGCTTCTTCTCACCACTGAGTCTGAACTGTGGCCAGTCATGTGTTTCATGGGCTTTTGTCTGTTTTCTTttccagatgtcctactttgaccaGGACGatgttgccctcccccatttctcccggttcttcaaacatcagtcccaggagaagcaggaacatgcagagaagctgctgaaattccagaatcagcgtggaggccaagtcctcctccaggatgtgaaggttggagttgggAATATATGGCTGCTCTTGTCATGTGGCTTCAAGTCATCAGTGGCAGGATGTTTGCCTCCTCTCAGGAGAGTGAAGAGTTCTTTCTGTTTGGTTTCTAAGTTTCATCTCCTTGAAGTCATGCAGTGTATGGGAAAAGCCACTTGCCCCCCCATAAACAGAACTACACTAATCTGACTTGCTTGCACTTGGTCCACAGATGACTATACCCTGGCACGAAGTACATGTCCGGATACTGCTGGAGTTGCTATCGCCACTGccatctcttccccctccccacccagaccACGGTTCAACTCGTATTTTGATCAGCCTCCTTTTTGGGAATGTGGTTTCCTATAATTGCCCCTCTATAACCTGCTTACTCCTCAAACCTGTGCTCTCTGGTCTGTCTTCCTCATGACccacatttctccccatctcctgtCCCAACTTCTCTCCGCAAACTGCCTCAGCCTGTTTGTCCTCCAGGGAAAACCCCAGCCAATCCAACACCTCAATGGATTTTCCACCTGAGGGACCTTCCTGTCCTGCTGAGAGTGGTCCTGTTCACAACACCATTGCTTCTTTGACCTGGCCAAAATTTGAGTGGGAGAAGAAATGGCTGCCCTTGGGGTGTGGCTTCCATCCATCAGTAACAGGTGGATGACGTCCTGAGGGCAGGTGCAGGAAGTGAAGTGCTTCTGTCTTTCACCCATCATTCGGTCTACATCTTGTGCAAGAACTATACTGTCTAAATTCTGCGTGATAATCTCAAACACGTTCCTTTGTTCCTGGCTTCGGTGAAATCAAACGTACACTCAGGTTGCAAGTTCAAGGTCTGCTGCTAATAAAGTGGCTGGActcttttttttagttttaaagCAGTTCTGTTTGTACCAAGTACAATCAGACAAGATCCATGTGTCTGTGCGCTCCTACCATTAGACATGATGACAATGATTGCTTTCCCTTTACATGAAGGGTCAAGGGTCAATTGTTGAACAAGGTTGCTGCATGTaatggggaacagtgaggtttgTCCTGGAGCTTAGCTGTCCTTCTTTCCATCctcagaagccagagagggatgagtggggtaacagcctgcaggcaatgcaggttgccctggatctggagaagaatgtgaaccagagtttgctggatctacaccaactcgccacagcccagactgaccctcatgtaagcttcacctcCTCATTCACATCACTGCTACACCCTCAGGGCAACACTTCATTGATTGGTCTTTGTGGTTTGGAAATTCACTGCTGTACCACTTTGCCCGGCTGACATTGGACCTGTAGTGATCATGCTGAGGATCTGTGTTCAGCAGTTGTTAAAATGAGAATTTGGA
This is a stretch of genomic DNA from Stegostoma tigrinum isolate sSteTig4 chromosome 38, sSteTig4.hap1, whole genome shotgun sequence. It encodes these proteins:
- the LOC132206456 gene encoding ferritin, heavy subunit-like, giving the protein MFSCLVDLGSKLVTFVVKRVKQTPHHKMASQISQNYHQDCEAAVNKQINVELTASYLYQSLMSYFDQDDVALPHFSRFFKHQSQEKQEHAEKLLKFQNQRGGQVLLQDVKKPERDEWGNSLQAMQVALDLEKNVNQSLLDLHQLATAQTDPHLCDFLETHYLDEEVRIIKQLGDYITNLKRLGAPENGMGEYLFDRLSLEDSS